A stretch of DNA from Desulfosarcina ovata subsp. ovata:
ATCCTGGGTGTAAAGCCAACGCAGGTAGGCATGGTAGATCGCCGTCACCGCCAGGTCTTCACCGGCATATTCGCGCCGCACATTGGAGAGGATCAGCCCTTCGGCCGTGAACAGCGTCATCTGGGTATCATCGGTAATCGCGCCCAGACGACCGTAGGCTTTCTCGAATCGGGAAATGCCGGAATCCCCATAACGTCGCCGGATTTCATCCAGGCTGAAAAATTCGACGGGTGCGCCCAACGCGTCGCCAATGGCGCCGCCCAGCATGCAGGCGAGGGCACGGGAAGACCGTGTCAGGGAGGGTTGCGGATTGTCCAAAAGGGTGTCCATAACATTTGCCTCGACGGTGTCCATGACAGAATCGTTGCCAGCCGGCCGCCAATCGCCCGTTAGCCCATCGGCGTCAGCCGCACCAGCCGGCGCTGGTCGCCCAGAACAGGCAGGGAGTAGCGGTGGATCCGAATCGTGAAGCGGGTATCGGCAAGAAGGAGGATACCGTCATCGGTGATCGCATCGATTTCGTGGTCGTGTTCGGCCTGGGGCCCTTTCATGGCCAGCAGGCAGCCGCCAGGTGCCAGGAACGGCAGGCAGAGCCGGGCGAAATCCTCCAGCGAAGCGAATGCCCGGCACACCACCTGGTCGAACTGCCCGCGGTAGGCCGGCATTCGTCCCAGTTCCTCCAGGCGGCCGTGCACGGCACGGATGCCACCCAGGCCCAAGGCGCCGATGGCGTACTTGAGAAAAGAGACCTTCTTGCGCACGCTGTCCACCAGGGTCAGCGACAGATCGCTTCTGACGATCTTGAGCGGCAGGCCGGGAAATCCGCCGCCGGTTCCGGCGTCCAGCACCCGCTGCCCCGAATCGAGGCTGGCCGTCACGGCCAGCGCATCCACGTAATGCTTGACCGCCACCGCCAGCGGATCGGTAATGGCCGTCAGATTGGAAACCCGGTTCCACTGGACCATCTCCCGGGCATGCCGGCCCATGGACCGGGCCTGGCCGCCAGACACGGTCACGCCCAATTCAGCCGCACCGTCGATGACGGTTTGTCGCCAGGCGGCGGAATCGATCTCCATGGTGGGCAGGATACGTTCCGGGGTCCACGTTTCGCTGTCCATGTGGCGTCCTTTCCGGGTTTGGCGGTTCGCAGAAAGTTCGATAAATGACCCTAGGCAATTGTTCTCACCTTGTCAATGCTCATGAATCGTGCCATTGTTGGCATTAAGCGAACCCGCTTGCAAAGGCAGATCCTTTTTTGTAATAAAGCAGCCCAAAAAACATTATCTTGAATGCGGTATTGCCGGAAGCGGCGGCAGCGCGGTTCGGCTGCCATGGAAAAACCAGATGAGCGAAAACAAGCACACTGTTTTTAACATTGATTTCAACGACGACCGGCTTGTGCAGGCCCGCCATCGCATTTTGTTCGAACGATCCCCCGATGCGGTCATCGTCACCGCAGCCAACGGCCGGATACTGGATTTCAACCCAGCCAGCCTTGTCTTTTTCAATATCGCCGAAGCCGAACTGCGCCGATCGAACATCACCACGTTCTATGCCAACCAGACGGACCGCGACCATCTGCTGCAACAGGCCGACAACACCGGTTTGGTGCCCAACGCCCCGATTATTTTCGTCGACCACCGCGAAAATGTCAAACACGCCCTGGTCACCATCATGCGGTTGGACCATCCCGGGGGAGGGGCTTACGGATACCTGGGCGTTATCCGCGATGTGACCCAGCGCCGACTGGCCGAAAAAAGGCTGCACAACCAGAAAAACTTTGCCGAACAGTTGTTTGACGCCGGTCCGGAAGCCATTGCGATCCTGGACATGGACGACCGGGTCATACGGGTCAACGATGAGTTCTGCCGGCTTTTCCGATATTCACCGGAAGCGTGCATCGGCCGGCGCATGGAATCGCTGATCGTTCCCCAAGCGTTGAAAGCCGAAAGTTTTTCCTACTCCGCACGGGCCCTGGCCGGTCAGCGGTTTGAAATGGAAACCCAGCGCATGGACCGGGATGGCAGGCTGATCGATGTCTCCATCCTGGCCAAACCGATTGTCACGGAAAATGACGAACCCGCGATTTATGTCATCTACCACGATATCACCCAGCGTCGCCGGAAAGACGCCGAACTGCGCTATGTGGCCTACCACGACACGCTCACCGGCCTGCCCAACCGCAAATCCTTTTACATGGTTCTGGACGACCTGCTCCAGCATGCCTCCCGCCGCGGGTCGGACCGGGCCTGGGCGCTGATGTTCCTGGACCTGGACAAATTCAAACAGGTCAACGACACGCTGGGCCACGATACCGGAGATCTGCTGCTCAAGGCGGTCGCCAAAAGACTCGGTCAGTGCCTGAGGGAAACGGACCATCTTTTCAGGCTGGGCGGAGATGAATTCACCGTCATTCTCACCAACCTGAATCGGGATATCGATGTCGCCCGGGTGGCGCGTAAAATATTGGCGTCGATCAATCAGGTGTTCCGCTTCGACGGCCATGAGATCTTCACCACTGCCAGCATCGGGATCAGCGTTTTCCCCAATGACGGCTGGGATGTGGAGGGCTTGGTGAAAAATGCGGATATGGCCATGTATGCCGCCAAAGAAAACGGCGGTGGGAACTACCGTTTTTTTACCGAAGAGATGAACCGCCAGGCGCTGCATCGCATGCAGATGGAGAGCCACCTGAGAAAAGCCATCGGCAACAACGAACTGCTGCTTTACTACCAGCCGTTTGTGGACCGGGCCAGCCGCATCGTGGGTATGGAGGCGCTGATCCGCTGGCATCACCCCGAACTGGGGCTGATTCTGCCGGCGGATTTTATTCGCATCACCGAAGATACCGGTATCATCGTGCCGGTGGGCCGGTGGGTCCTGGCCACCGCCTGCAACCAGGTCAGGGCCTGGCACGACATGGGTTTCGATACGCCATTCGTCTCCGTCAATATCTCGGCCCGCCAGCTGCAGGAATCTGATTTTGAGCAGACGGTACTCCAAGCCATCGATGAAAGCG
This window harbors:
- a CDS encoding putative bifunctional diguanylate cyclase/phosphodiesterase, producing MSENKHTVFNIDFNDDRLVQARHRILFERSPDAVIVTAANGRILDFNPASLVFFNIAEAELRRSNITTFYANQTDRDHLLQQADNTGLVPNAPIIFVDHRENVKHALVTIMRLDHPGGGAYGYLGVIRDVTQRRLAEKRLHNQKNFAEQLFDAGPEAIAILDMDDRVIRVNDEFCRLFRYSPEACIGRRMESLIVPQALKAESFSYSARALAGQRFEMETQRMDRDGRLIDVSILAKPIVTENDEPAIYVIYHDITQRRRKDAELRYVAYHDTLTGLPNRKSFYMVLDDLLQHASRRGSDRAWALMFLDLDKFKQVNDTLGHDTGDLLLKAVAKRLGQCLRETDHLFRLGGDEFTVILTNLNRDIDVARVARKILASINQVFRFDGHEIFTTASIGISVFPNDGWDVEGLVKNADMAMYAAKENGGGNYRFFTEEMNRQALHRMQMESHLRKAIGNNELLLYYQPFVDRASRIVGMEALIRWHHPELGLILPADFIRITEDTGIIVPVGRWVLATACNQVRAWHDMGFDTPFVSVNISARQLQESDFEQTVLQAIDESGLPPACLNLEVTESSMIQNPEACIAKMQHLRSRGVRFSIDDFGTGYSSLSYLKRFPIDALKIDRSFVSDLMKSKGDQEIVKTIISMARNLNIDAVAEGVETQAQMEFLIRCGCDTMQGYLFARPLPAEQFADLLERQKHRESSGQAKNTGQGSDVPAP
- the rsmG gene encoding 16S rRNA (guanine(527)-N(7))-methyltransferase RsmG — translated: MDSETWTPERILPTMEIDSAAWRQTVIDGAAELGVTVSGGQARSMGRHAREMVQWNRVSNLTAITDPLAVAVKHYVDALAVTASLDSGQRVLDAGTGGGFPGLPLKIVRSDLSLTLVDSVRKKVSFLKYAIGALGLGGIRAVHGRLEELGRMPAYRGQFDQVVCRAFASLEDFARLCLPFLAPGGCLLAMKGPQAEHDHEIDAITDDGILLLADTRFTIRIHRYSLPVLGDQRRLVRLTPMG